The following coding sequences lie in one Arachis ipaensis cultivar K30076 chromosome B05, Araip1.1, whole genome shotgun sequence genomic window:
- the LOC107644064 gene encoding probable cyclic nucleotide-gated ion channel 20, chloroplastic isoform X3, which yields MNPHNKVVQQWNKALAISCLVAIFLDPLFFFLLNAREDLKCIVINWPMTATLVLFRSLNDAIYFLNILLQFRLAYVSPESTVVGAGDLVDHPKKIALHYLWGYFLLDLFIVIPLPQIMLYFIIPTYLGFSGANYAKNLLRAAILAQYMPRLFRFLPLLIGQSPTGFIFESAWGNFIINLLIFMLSGHVVGSCWYLFGLQRVNQCFRNACSNSTLPGCKNYIDCGLSTDTPIEWHNNENATNCLNSSSGVFEYGIYANAVRLTTETNVVKKYVYALFWGFQQISTLAGNQTPSYFVWEVLFTMAIIGLGLLLFALLIGNIQNFLQGLGRRRLEMQLRGRDVEQWMSHRRLPEGLRRRVRQAERYNWAATRGVNEEILLENMPEDLQRDVRRHLFKFITKVRIFALMDEPILDAICERLRQKIYIKGSNILYQGGLVEKMVFVVRGKLESIGEDGTKINLTEGDACGEELLRWYLENSSVSTDGRKVRLPGQRLPSSRTVTCITNVEAFSLRAADLEEVTIIFTRFLRSPRVQGALRYESPYWRSLAASRIQVAWRYRKKRLNRAASQLD from the exons ATGAATCCTCACAATAAAGTTGTGCAACAATGGAACAAGGCTTTGGCTATTTCTTGTTTGGTGGCAATTTTTCTAGAtccattatttttcttcttactgAATGCGCGGGAG gATTTGAAATGTATTGTTATCAACTGGCCAATGACAGCTACACTTGTTTTGTTTAGAAGCTTGAATGATGCCATATATTTCTTGAACATTCTTCTTCAG TTTAGGTTGGCTTATGTTTCTCCCGAGTCAACAGTGGTTGGTGCCGGAGATTTAGTTGACCATCCGAAGAAAATTGCTTTACATTACCTATGGGGCTATTTTTTGCTTGATTTATTTATTGTGATTCCCCTTCCTCAG ATAATGCTTTATTTCATTATACCAACCTACTTGGGTTTCTCAGGGGCAAATTATGCTAAGAATCTTCTGCGTGCAGCTATCCTTGCGCAATACATGCCTAGACTATTCAGGTTTCTGCCTTTGCTAATTGGCCAGTCTCCAACAGGGTTCATATTTGAGTCGGCATGGGGGAATTTTATTATAAATCTTCTTATTTTTATGCTATCGGGACATGTTGTTGGCTCTTGCTGGTACCTCTTTGGCCTACAA AGGGTTAATCAATGTTTTCGAAACGCCTGCTCTAATTCTACTCTTCCTGGATGCAAGAATTACATTGATTGTGGCCTGTCTACCGACACACCAATTGAGTGGCATAATAATGAAAATGCCACTAATTGTttgaactccagttctggtgttttTGAATATGGGATTTATGCCAATGCTGTAAGACTTACCACAGAAACTAATGTGGTCAAGAAATATGTGTATGCTCTGTTTTGGGGTTTCCAG CAAATAAGTACTCTTGCTGGTAATCAAACCCCAAGCTATTTTGTGTGGGAAGTCCTGTTCACAATGGCCATCATAGGGCTAGGACTCTTGCTTTTCGCACTTCTTATtggaaacatacaaaattttcTTCAAGGCCTTGGGCGAAG GAGATTGGAAATGCAACTTAGAGGCCGTGATGTTGAGCAATGGATGAGCCATCGTCGCTTACCAGAAGGTCTAAGAAG GAGAGTAAGACAAGCTGAACGATATAATTGGGCTGCAACAAGAGGGGTAAATGAAGAAATTCTTCTAGAGAATATGCCAGAAGATCTCCAAAGAGACGTAAGACGCCATCTGTTCAAATTTATCACGAAA GTTCGAATTTTCGCCTTGATGGATGAGCCCATCTTGGATGCCATTTGTGAGAGGCTTAGACAAAAGATATACATAAAAGGAAGTAATATCTTGTATCAAGGTGGTCTAGTGGAGAAGATGGTCTTTGTTGTGCGTGGGAAATTGGAGAGCATTGGAGAAGATGGAACTAAAATTAACTTAACCGAAGgggatgcttgtggtgaagaacTCTTGAGATGGTATCTAGAGAATTCATCAGTTAGCACAG ATGGTAGAAAAGTAAGGCTACCTGGACAAAGGTTGCCGAGCAGCAGGACAGTAACGTGCATAACAAACGTGGAGGCATTTTCACTCCGAGCTGCTGACCTTGAAGAAGTAACGATCATTTTCACTAGATTCTTGCGGAGTCCACGTGTTCAAGGAGCTCTAAG
- the LOC107644064 gene encoding probable cyclic nucleotide-gated ion channel 20, chloroplastic isoform X1 — translation MASFEKDEEPMLLETRGPRSDEHVDSNFRRLVTRTRSASMSIPMVSMESSDREATFVGHTGPLRTVRKTPFPQMSGPLYPTQGTGNPLQRSRVVAGNNVGESRTERFRNTGESHWNNNNDRKNEHLLRSGQLGMCNDPYCTTCPANFKAAQQGNSRTLYRRDPVFHNVLYGDAKGFARKVYSFFSSHIPGVMNPHNKVVQQWNKALAISCLVAIFLDPLFFFLLNAREDLKCIVINWPMTATLVLFRSLNDAIYFLNILLQFRLAYVSPESTVVGAGDLVDHPKKIALHYLWGYFLLDLFIVIPLPQIMLYFIIPTYLGFSGANYAKNLLRAAILAQYMPRLFRFLPLLIGQSPTGFIFESAWGNFIINLLIFMLSGHVVGSCWYLFGLQRVNQCFRNACSNSTLPGCKNYIDCGLSTDTPIEWHNNENATNCLNSSSGVFEYGIYANAVRLTTETNVVKKYVYALFWGFQQISTLAGNQTPSYFVWEVLFTMAIIGLGLLLFALLIGNIQNFLQGLGRRRLEMQLRGRDVEQWMSHRRLPEGLRRRVRQAERYNWAATRGVNEEILLENMPEDLQRDVRRHLFKFITKVRIFALMDEPILDAICERLRQKIYIKGSNILYQGGLVEKMVFVVRGKLESIGEDGTKINLTEGDACGEELLRWYLENSSVSTDGRKVRLPGQRLPSSRTVTCITNVEAFSLRAADLEEVTIIFTRFLRSPRVQGALRYESPYWRSLAASRIQVAWRYRKKRLNRAASQLD, via the exons ATGGCTAGCTTTGAGAAAGATGAGGAGCCAATGCTGTTAGAAACACGTGGGCCGCGATCTGATGAACATGTGGATTCTAATTTCCGGAGGCTTGTGACAAGGACACGAAGTGCATCAATGTCGATTCCCATGGTCTCCATGGAATCATCCGACAGAGAAGCTACTTTTGTGGGGCATACTGGTCCACTACGTACTGTGAGAAAAACCCCTTTTCCTCAAATGAGTGGTCCACTCTATCCCACCCAAGGAACTGGAAATCCTTTACAGCGTAGCAGAGTTGTGGCAGGAAACAATGTAGGGGAGAGCAGGACAGAAAGGTTCCGCAACACAGGTGAAAGTCATTGGAATAACAACAATGATAGGAAGAATGAACACTTACTGAGGTCTGGGCAATTGGGAATGTGTAACGATCCTTATTGTACTACTTGCCCTGCTAACTTTAAGGCTGCCCAACAAGGAAATTCAAGAACTTTGTATAGACGTGATCCCGTG TTCCATAATGTTCTCTATGGAGATGCCAAGGGTTTCGCTAGAAAAGTTTACTCATTTTTCTCTTCTCATATTCCTGGAGTTATGAATCCTCACAATAAAGTTGTGCAACAATGGAACAAGGCTTTGGCTATTTCTTGTTTGGTGGCAATTTTTCTAGAtccattatttttcttcttactgAATGCGCGGGAG gATTTGAAATGTATTGTTATCAACTGGCCAATGACAGCTACACTTGTTTTGTTTAGAAGCTTGAATGATGCCATATATTTCTTGAACATTCTTCTTCAG TTTAGGTTGGCTTATGTTTCTCCCGAGTCAACAGTGGTTGGTGCCGGAGATTTAGTTGACCATCCGAAGAAAATTGCTTTACATTACCTATGGGGCTATTTTTTGCTTGATTTATTTATTGTGATTCCCCTTCCTCAG ATAATGCTTTATTTCATTATACCAACCTACTTGGGTTTCTCAGGGGCAAATTATGCTAAGAATCTTCTGCGTGCAGCTATCCTTGCGCAATACATGCCTAGACTATTCAGGTTTCTGCCTTTGCTAATTGGCCAGTCTCCAACAGGGTTCATATTTGAGTCGGCATGGGGGAATTTTATTATAAATCTTCTTATTTTTATGCTATCGGGACATGTTGTTGGCTCTTGCTGGTACCTCTTTGGCCTACAA AGGGTTAATCAATGTTTTCGAAACGCCTGCTCTAATTCTACTCTTCCTGGATGCAAGAATTACATTGATTGTGGCCTGTCTACCGACACACCAATTGAGTGGCATAATAATGAAAATGCCACTAATTGTttgaactccagttctggtgttttTGAATATGGGATTTATGCCAATGCTGTAAGACTTACCACAGAAACTAATGTGGTCAAGAAATATGTGTATGCTCTGTTTTGGGGTTTCCAG CAAATAAGTACTCTTGCTGGTAATCAAACCCCAAGCTATTTTGTGTGGGAAGTCCTGTTCACAATGGCCATCATAGGGCTAGGACTCTTGCTTTTCGCACTTCTTATtggaaacatacaaaattttcTTCAAGGCCTTGGGCGAAG GAGATTGGAAATGCAACTTAGAGGCCGTGATGTTGAGCAATGGATGAGCCATCGTCGCTTACCAGAAGGTCTAAGAAG GAGAGTAAGACAAGCTGAACGATATAATTGGGCTGCAACAAGAGGGGTAAATGAAGAAATTCTTCTAGAGAATATGCCAGAAGATCTCCAAAGAGACGTAAGACGCCATCTGTTCAAATTTATCACGAAA GTTCGAATTTTCGCCTTGATGGATGAGCCCATCTTGGATGCCATTTGTGAGAGGCTTAGACAAAAGATATACATAAAAGGAAGTAATATCTTGTATCAAGGTGGTCTAGTGGAGAAGATGGTCTTTGTTGTGCGTGGGAAATTGGAGAGCATTGGAGAAGATGGAACTAAAATTAACTTAACCGAAGgggatgcttgtggtgaagaacTCTTGAGATGGTATCTAGAGAATTCATCAGTTAGCACAG ATGGTAGAAAAGTAAGGCTACCTGGACAAAGGTTGCCGAGCAGCAGGACAGTAACGTGCATAACAAACGTGGAGGCATTTTCACTCCGAGCTGCTGACCTTGAAGAAGTAACGATCATTTTCACTAGATTCTTGCGGAGTCCACGTGTTCAAGGAGCTCTAAG
- the LOC107644064 gene encoding probable cyclic nucleotide-gated ion channel 20, chloroplastic isoform X2 produces the protein MASFEKDEEPMLLETRGPRSDEHVDSNFRRLVTRTRSASMSIPMVSMESSDREATFVGHTGPLRTVRKTPFPQMSGPLYPTQGTGNPLQRSRVVAGNNVGESRTERFRNTGESHWNNNNDRKNEHLLRSGQLGMCNDPYCTTCPANFKAAQQGNSRTLYRRDPVDLKCIVINWPMTATLVLFRSLNDAIYFLNILLQFRLAYVSPESTVVGAGDLVDHPKKIALHYLWGYFLLDLFIVIPLPQIMLYFIIPTYLGFSGANYAKNLLRAAILAQYMPRLFRFLPLLIGQSPTGFIFESAWGNFIINLLIFMLSGHVVGSCWYLFGLQRVNQCFRNACSNSTLPGCKNYIDCGLSTDTPIEWHNNENATNCLNSSSGVFEYGIYANAVRLTTETNVVKKYVYALFWGFQQISTLAGNQTPSYFVWEVLFTMAIIGLGLLLFALLIGNIQNFLQGLGRRRLEMQLRGRDVEQWMSHRRLPEGLRRRVRQAERYNWAATRGVNEEILLENMPEDLQRDVRRHLFKFITKVRIFALMDEPILDAICERLRQKIYIKGSNILYQGGLVEKMVFVVRGKLESIGEDGTKINLTEGDACGEELLRWYLENSSVSTDGRKVRLPGQRLPSSRTVTCITNVEAFSLRAADLEEVTIIFTRFLRSPRVQGALRYESPYWRSLAASRIQVAWRYRKKRLNRAASQLD, from the exons ATGGCTAGCTTTGAGAAAGATGAGGAGCCAATGCTGTTAGAAACACGTGGGCCGCGATCTGATGAACATGTGGATTCTAATTTCCGGAGGCTTGTGACAAGGACACGAAGTGCATCAATGTCGATTCCCATGGTCTCCATGGAATCATCCGACAGAGAAGCTACTTTTGTGGGGCATACTGGTCCACTACGTACTGTGAGAAAAACCCCTTTTCCTCAAATGAGTGGTCCACTCTATCCCACCCAAGGAACTGGAAATCCTTTACAGCGTAGCAGAGTTGTGGCAGGAAACAATGTAGGGGAGAGCAGGACAGAAAGGTTCCGCAACACAGGTGAAAGTCATTGGAATAACAACAATGATAGGAAGAATGAACACTTACTGAGGTCTGGGCAATTGGGAATGTGTAACGATCCTTATTGTACTACTTGCCCTGCTAACTTTAAGGCTGCCCAACAAGGAAATTCAAGAACTTTGTATAGACGTGATCCCGTG gATTTGAAATGTATTGTTATCAACTGGCCAATGACAGCTACACTTGTTTTGTTTAGAAGCTTGAATGATGCCATATATTTCTTGAACATTCTTCTTCAG TTTAGGTTGGCTTATGTTTCTCCCGAGTCAACAGTGGTTGGTGCCGGAGATTTAGTTGACCATCCGAAGAAAATTGCTTTACATTACCTATGGGGCTATTTTTTGCTTGATTTATTTATTGTGATTCCCCTTCCTCAG ATAATGCTTTATTTCATTATACCAACCTACTTGGGTTTCTCAGGGGCAAATTATGCTAAGAATCTTCTGCGTGCAGCTATCCTTGCGCAATACATGCCTAGACTATTCAGGTTTCTGCCTTTGCTAATTGGCCAGTCTCCAACAGGGTTCATATTTGAGTCGGCATGGGGGAATTTTATTATAAATCTTCTTATTTTTATGCTATCGGGACATGTTGTTGGCTCTTGCTGGTACCTCTTTGGCCTACAA AGGGTTAATCAATGTTTTCGAAACGCCTGCTCTAATTCTACTCTTCCTGGATGCAAGAATTACATTGATTGTGGCCTGTCTACCGACACACCAATTGAGTGGCATAATAATGAAAATGCCACTAATTGTttgaactccagttctggtgttttTGAATATGGGATTTATGCCAATGCTGTAAGACTTACCACAGAAACTAATGTGGTCAAGAAATATGTGTATGCTCTGTTTTGGGGTTTCCAG CAAATAAGTACTCTTGCTGGTAATCAAACCCCAAGCTATTTTGTGTGGGAAGTCCTGTTCACAATGGCCATCATAGGGCTAGGACTCTTGCTTTTCGCACTTCTTATtggaaacatacaaaattttcTTCAAGGCCTTGGGCGAAG GAGATTGGAAATGCAACTTAGAGGCCGTGATGTTGAGCAATGGATGAGCCATCGTCGCTTACCAGAAGGTCTAAGAAG GAGAGTAAGACAAGCTGAACGATATAATTGGGCTGCAACAAGAGGGGTAAATGAAGAAATTCTTCTAGAGAATATGCCAGAAGATCTCCAAAGAGACGTAAGACGCCATCTGTTCAAATTTATCACGAAA GTTCGAATTTTCGCCTTGATGGATGAGCCCATCTTGGATGCCATTTGTGAGAGGCTTAGACAAAAGATATACATAAAAGGAAGTAATATCTTGTATCAAGGTGGTCTAGTGGAGAAGATGGTCTTTGTTGTGCGTGGGAAATTGGAGAGCATTGGAGAAGATGGAACTAAAATTAACTTAACCGAAGgggatgcttgtggtgaagaacTCTTGAGATGGTATCTAGAGAATTCATCAGTTAGCACAG ATGGTAGAAAAGTAAGGCTACCTGGACAAAGGTTGCCGAGCAGCAGGACAGTAACGTGCATAACAAACGTGGAGGCATTTTCACTCCGAGCTGCTGACCTTGAAGAAGTAACGATCATTTTCACTAGATTCTTGCGGAGTCCACGTGTTCAAGGAGCTCTAAG